A window from Leptospira meyeri encodes these proteins:
- a CDS encoding DJ-1/PfpI family protein, translating to MKKVLLLLAKGFESFEASVFIDVIGWNLVDGDNSTKLYTCAFKKEVEGSFGVKLNADYQICEVNINEFDALAIPGGFEEYGFYEEAYHPEFLELIRHFDKQDKIIASICVGELPIAKSGVLNQRMATTYNHKESIRQNQLAKLGAIVQNSPIVIDKTSLQVGVQRQQ from the coding sequence ATGAAAAAAGTATTACTCCTACTTGCAAAAGGTTTCGAATCATTTGAAGCTAGTGTTTTCATCGATGTCATTGGTTGGAATCTTGTTGATGGAGACAATTCAACAAAACTTTATACCTGCGCTTTCAAAAAGGAAGTCGAAGGCTCGTTTGGTGTTAAACTCAATGCGGATTACCAAATTTGCGAAGTGAACATAAATGAATTCGACGCTTTAGCAATTCCTGGAGGATTTGAAGAATACGGTTTCTATGAAGAGGCTTATCATCCAGAATTTCTAGAGTTGATTCGACATTTTGACAAACAAGATAAAATCATTGCTTCTATTTGTGTCGGGGAATTGCCCATCGCCAAGTCAGGTGTCTTAAATCAAAGAATGGCAACAACATACAATCATAAAGAAAGTATCAGGCAAAACCAACTTGCAAAACTTGGAGCCATTGTACAAAATTCTCCGATAGTCATAGATAAAACATCATTACAAGTTGGAGTCCAGCGACAGCAATAG
- a CDS encoding SH3 domain-containing protein: protein MLVPIRLKRNIILSAVVLALISCSSFPIGSGYTSKPNTIVYSKPDDKSTIVSELKKDSHFNIITYNYFKSNQKGKLWHKIKQENVVGYIEENVGDNSNSPTQLFLTTNEPIYGFVVASSLVLRSQPNTTSAAIEKLATKEIVSVIEEGKNSVIVNGKTGSWAKVKTKNNNVGFVFTPYLMLSKSPDNFVIGEDIESKEKGWAYTTTFPNTVYIKKHGKLYPVENDQVSENEFYLLDSRYITKDGKVFFHIYKQTGRKADWYSEIEVEYSTDCYISSNHVKVSDRYAVLYSQFKESDKKKRKLIEFLDQQSGEEIDPAKSDFYTFISKKEKYHVIITSTKSEFEDCRDCFYGDDYNLVFVFHEKDNQFKKIFSSGGSRSASFGETNKNFYITIATSPLPEGDESPSTIKSSKYKFNGTNFDLESEEKN from the coding sequence ATGTTAGTTCCAATAAGATTAAAAAGAAACATTATCCTTTCAGCTGTAGTTTTAGCTCTGATTTCTTGTTCCAGTTTTCCGATAGGTTCTGGTTATACTTCTAAACCAAATACAATAGTTTATTCAAAACCAGACGACAAAAGTACAATTGTTTCTGAATTAAAAAAAGACTCTCACTTTAACATCATTACATATAATTATTTTAAAAGTAATCAAAAAGGAAAGTTATGGCATAAAATAAAACAGGAAAACGTTGTAGGCTATATTGAAGAAAATGTTGGAGACAACTCTAATTCACCAACACAATTATTTCTTACAACAAACGAACCTATCTATGGATTCGTTGTTGCCTCTTCCTTAGTGTTGCGAAGCCAGCCGAATACTACTAGTGCTGCCATTGAAAAACTTGCTACAAAAGAGATCGTTAGTGTCATAGAAGAAGGAAAAAACTCAGTTATTGTAAATGGAAAAACGGGAAGCTGGGCCAAAGTAAAAACAAAAAATAATAATGTAGGTTTTGTATTCACTCCATATTTGATGCTTAGCAAATCACCAGACAATTTCGTAATTGGCGAAGATATTGAATCAAAAGAAAAAGGTTGGGCTTATACTACAACTTTTCCCAATACTGTTTATATAAAAAAACACGGAAAGTTATATCCTGTAGAAAATGACCAAGTTTCTGAAAATGAATTCTATTTACTTGATTCAAGATATATCACAAAAGATGGTAAGGTATTCTTTCATATTTACAAACAAACTGGAAGAAAAGCAGATTGGTATTCTGAAATTGAAGTTGAATACTCTACAGATTGTTACATTTCTTCAAACCATGTAAAGGTTTCTGATCGATACGCTGTATTATATTCTCAATTCAAAGAATCAGATAAAAAGAAACGTAAACTAATTGAATTTTTAGATCAACAAAGCGGAGAGGAAATAGATCCTGCAAAGTCTGACTTCTATACATTTATTTCAAAAAAAGAAAAATATCATGTTATTATCACTTCAACTAAAAGTGAATTTGAGGATTGTCGTGATTGTTTTTATGGTGATGATTATAATTTAGTTTTTGTTTTTCATGAAAAAGATAATCAGTTCAAAAAAATATTCTCTTCTGGTGGATCTCGAAGCGCAAGTTTTGGGGAAACAAATAAAAATTTCTATATTACGATCGCAACTAGCCCTCTCCCCGAAGGAGATGAGTCTCCTAGTACCATCAAATCCAGCAAATATAAATTCAATGGAACAAATTTCGATTTAGAATCTGAGGAAAAAAATTAA
- a CDS encoding LA_2478/LA_2722/LA_4182 family protein has protein sequence MKLLNILFPKLGEGTKRNVYNMRNWGNKRYTVSTNNYWRNIRNAYITIQVFIEDMENTIKSFMNAAANIRTTHKSRVTTNDMRTTNNGKTYLSLLKLNKKNRILSFFSILVVVTTVSCKKDKGIVNLEWQNESLSLTSEICAKYRECADKEWKSIPENLKKFTEGRLDEAQCQKRFRESNAYKLIGADPFAIQTAYKECHKQILLFSCKDLQEGKIETVPTCVAFQKIQNGN, from the coding sequence ATGAAGTTACTAAACATACTTTTTCCAAAATTGGGTGAGGGAACTAAACGCAATGTTTATAACATGCGTAATTGGGGAAATAAACGTTATACGGTTAGCACAAATAATTATTGGAGAAATATACGTAATGCGTATATAACCATCCAAGTTTTTATAGAGGATATGGAAAATACAATTAAATCTTTTATGAATGCTGCGGCAAATATACGCACTACGCATAAATCCCGAGTAACAACAAATGATATGCGAACTACGAATAACGGCAAAACTTATCTTTCTCTTCTTAAATTGAATAAAAAAAATAGAATTCTTAGCTTCTTTTCTATCTTAGTTGTAGTAACAACTGTATCCTGTAAAAAAGATAAAGGGATCGTAAACTTAGAATGGCAGAATGAATCTTTAAGTTTAACATCTGAAATTTGTGCAAAGTATAGAGAGTGTGCTGACAAGGAATGGAAATCCATTCCTGAAAATCTAAAAAAATTTACCGAAGGCAGACTGGATGAAGCGCAATGCCAAAAGCGATTTCGCGAAAGTAATGCATATAAACTGATCGGTGCAGATCCGTTTGCGATACAAACCGCATATAAGGAATGCCATAAACAAATTTTGTTGTTTAGCTGTAAGGACTTACAAGAAGGAAAGATTGAAACTGTCCCTACTTGTGTGGCTTTTCAAAAGATCCAGAACGGAAATTAA
- a CDS encoding flagellar motor protein MotB, translating to MRRRSRFLSKEEEHIEAHDRWLLTYADMITLLLGLFIILYAISKVDANRLTEVAKDIKRGFGLNVSSVGALLDGGSGILEDDTVEPKSQVFRLWERIGFALKTLREKAKLKLGLAETEELKLIFAGSDLASDDILKSDPDLKFAFEQLAILSKGMDIDIVVRVQIPYESQIDKSKFQNSWDYHSHRASLLAEKMVNEYGIPKEQVSVQGYAMFQKAKDSDTPEKKAKEERIEILIRKKETTENSK from the coding sequence ATGAGAAGACGTTCCAGGTTTTTGTCAAAAGAAGAAGAACATATAGAAGCCCATGATCGTTGGTTGTTGACCTACGCCGACATGATCACTTTATTATTGGGACTATTTATTATATTGTATGCAATTAGTAAAGTCGATGCCAACCGCCTAACGGAAGTAGCAAAAGATATTAAACGTGGGTTTGGATTAAATGTAAGTTCTGTTGGTGCTCTTTTAGACGGCGGATCGGGAATTTTGGAAGATGATACAGTGGAGCCTAAGTCACAAGTATTTAGGCTATGGGAACGAATTGGATTTGCTTTAAAAACACTTAGAGAAAAAGCAAAATTAAAATTGGGACTTGCAGAAACGGAAGAACTCAAATTAATTTTTGCAGGTTCTGATTTGGCATCTGATGATATATTAAAATCAGATCCTGATCTTAAGTTTGCTTTTGAACAATTGGCAATCTTATCAAAAGGAATGGATATTGATATAGTCGTTCGTGTTCAAATCCCTTATGAATCACAAATAGATAAATCTAAATTTCAAAATTCATGGGACTATCATTCACACCGAGCTTCTTTACTTGCAGAGAAAATGGTGAACGAATATGGAATTCCTAAAGAACAAGTATCTGTTCAAGGTTACGCTATGTTCCAAAAAGCAAAAGACTCAGATACGCCAGAAAAAAAAGCCAAAGAAGAGCGAATTGAAATTCTGATTCGCAAAAAAGAAACAACTGAGAATTCAAAATAA
- a CDS encoding FFLEELY motif protein, translating to MKHQLTEEVALARREIVRIQVDRFHLYYYDFFHRNETIGMAKFFFETVYNLDGKEEWETLAFTTYDKVKNMMKEGTRENVERLMELNKITDELDIQMAELLLTKGWESGKEISQEEYFSLFCELDQRDTRRKQLEVVLFNLKKFYELAHKPVSAYIIKPAAMMSRLLGVYPLFKKVEQGYYATLPVNQELFNEFYAIVQEKEWEFLHKAFPTLKEET from the coding sequence ATGAAACACCAATTGACGGAAGAAGTCGCACTGGCTAGAAGGGAAATCGTTCGCATTCAAGTGGATCGATTTCATCTTTACTATTATGATTTTTTTCACCGAAACGAAACAATCGGGATGGCAAAATTCTTTTTTGAAACTGTGTATAATTTGGATGGAAAGGAAGAATGGGAAACGTTAGCTTTTACTACGTATGATAAAGTTAAGAACATGATGAAGGAAGGGACAAGAGAGAACGTCGAACGTCTCATGGAACTTAACAAAATAACAGATGAATTGGATATCCAAATGGCAGAACTTCTTCTCACTAAAGGTTGGGAATCGGGAAAGGAAATCAGCCAAGAAGAGTATTTTTCGTTATTTTGCGAGTTAGACCAACGTGATACACGGAGAAAACAATTAGAGGTTGTACTTTTTAACCTTAAAAAATTTTATGAATTAGCACATAAACCAGTAAGTGCATATATCATAAAACCTGCTGCCATGATGTCAAGATTGCTTGGAGTTTATCCCTTGTTCAAAAAAGTAGAGCAAGGTTACTATGCCACTTTACCTGTAAACCAAGAACTGTTTAACGAGTTTTACGCGATAGTCCAAGAAAAGGAATGGGAGTTTTTACATAAAGCATTTCCCACCCTGAAAGAGGAAACATGA
- a CDS encoding LIC13341 family surface-exposed protein, whose protein sequence is MNLSILFRITVTLLFASVSFVSCSQKEVPSDSEIRQAVYGSDTGQVVRVLGQKQINLDETPEMETLVLFQSGTSEVLAAFRKDGSSWIFQWKLEFFLQNLGAMFYDAKLKTWVPGSAPGKERVSFAGDCLRRIVLSELPGDNFNSVFIEVLAEEPPLGLFSVPMGYRKGKKIWDGFQLKEHEELKRSKRVDFEYNNKDKSFRIFPTNPNYSQEFVFNGWEMIPNLPMQPVPSFVSLEVSPKFETGHESLVTLQLKNRGNYVSLTYLSLSFPEAGTVRLAGETQGVRLYKKGDIVFNVVQNKKIPADYPLLEVTKEGWANNFRYGVKFYYTPKESATPKILFRSTYKFYHEIVSIPNQFSIAPFERDQQGFPSYLLGLTAN, encoded by the coding sequence ATGAATTTATCCATTTTGTTTCGAATTACAGTCACTTTACTTTTTGCATCCGTTTCTTTCGTATCCTGTTCACAAAAGGAAGTTCCTTCCGATTCCGAAATTCGACAAGCCGTCTATGGCAGCGATACTGGCCAAGTTGTTCGTGTTTTGGGCCAAAAACAGATCAATTTGGATGAAACTCCCGAAATGGAAACATTGGTGTTGTTTCAGTCAGGGACAAGCGAGGTTCTAGCAGCTTTTCGAAAGGATGGATCGAGTTGGATCTTTCAATGGAAGTTAGAATTCTTTTTGCAGAATTTAGGTGCGATGTTTTACGATGCGAAACTCAAAACTTGGGTTCCTGGATCAGCACCTGGAAAAGAGAGAGTTTCCTTTGCTGGTGATTGTCTACGCCGGATTGTACTATCTGAACTCCCGGGAGACAATTTTAATTCCGTCTTTATTGAAGTATTGGCCGAAGAACCACCGTTAGGTTTATTCTCCGTTCCTATGGGATACCGAAAAGGCAAAAAAATATGGGACGGGTTTCAACTCAAAGAACACGAAGAATTAAAAAGAAGTAAACGAGTAGACTTTGAGTACAATAATAAAGATAAATCCTTTCGAATCTTTCCAACTAATCCAAATTACTCTCAAGAATTCGTTTTTAACGGTTGGGAGATGATTCCAAACCTTCCCATGCAACCGGTTCCATCTTTTGTATCTTTAGAAGTATCTCCAAAATTTGAGACTGGGCACGAATCACTTGTAACTTTACAACTAAAGAATCGTGGAAACTATGTTAGTTTGACCTACCTTTCCCTATCATTTCCAGAAGCTGGTACTGTTCGTTTGGCGGGAGAAACTCAAGGAGTTCGACTGTATAAAAAAGGTGATATTGTTTTTAATGTTGTCCAAAACAAAAAAATTCCAGCTGATTATCCATTGTTAGAAGTTACAAAAGAAGGATGGGCAAATAACTTTCGTTATGGAGTAAAATTTTATTATACACCAAAAGAATCTGCGACGCCAAAAATTTTATTTCGTTCCACATACAAGTTCTATCATGAAATTGTTTCCATACCCAATCAGTTTTCAATTGCACCATTTGAACGTGACCAACAAGGATTCCCTTCTTATCTTTTGGGATTAACTGCAAACTAA
- a CDS encoding SH3 domain-containing protein, whose translation MIQRIYKLIIFFSLTMCSSGKDVYISGNKVMLREKPSEKSKVILQLDRNTKVTVLEEISNDNSDYRHWSKVRSLNHSDGYVYSDYIFLNPESFPPGKNTIPQLGYDLNDGNLRIFDKKTSNLIDTIPVASHFQKVFKTEQKGHFLLIILENNEDVYEGIVYDLNLRRVLLKNLSKQIHMHMCYFESVSPQNLFLVFDAGTGFVRTKYVFDLSKSEFHVFDDMRMAFQWIAPKTFIFYATPKEGETNLPILKGDTILEEKRIWRNGNIYRTNTTRYTYQD comes from the coding sequence ATGATCCAAAGAATTTATAAACTTATCATATTCTTTAGCCTCACAATGTGTAGTTCTGGAAAGGACGTTTATATTTCTGGGAACAAGGTGATGTTGCGCGAAAAGCCAAGTGAAAAATCAAAGGTCATTCTACAATTAGATAGAAATACAAAGGTCACAGTTCTGGAAGAAATTTCGAATGACAACTCTGATTACAGGCATTGGTCTAAAGTTCGTTCGTTGAACCATTCCGATGGATATGTTTATTCAGATTATATTTTTTTAAATCCAGAAAGTTTTCCTCCCGGCAAGAATACAATTCCGCAACTGGGATATGATCTGAACGATGGAAACTTAAGGATTTTCGATAAAAAAACTTCAAATTTGATAGACACAATACCAGTTGCTAGTCACTTTCAGAAAGTTTTTAAAACAGAACAAAAAGGACATTTTCTTTTAATTATCTTAGAAAATAACGAGGATGTATACGAAGGAATTGTATACGATTTGAATCTTCGCCGAGTGCTTTTGAAGAATCTCAGTAAACAAATTCACATGCATATGTGTTATTTTGAATCCGTCTCACCACAAAATTTATTTCTAGTGTTCGATGCTGGTACGGGATTTGTTCGCACAAAATATGTATTTGATTTATCAAAATCCGAATTTCATGTTTTTGATGATATGAGAATGGCTTTCCAGTGGATAGCTCCAAAAACATTTATCTTTTATGCCACACCAAAAGAGGGAGAAACAAACTTACCAATTTTGAAAGGTGATACCATCTTAGAAGAAAAAAGAATTTGGAGAAATGGTAATATCTATAGAACCAATACCACAAGGTACACTTACCAAGATTAA
- a CDS encoding NrsF family protein, translating into MKTEELIKILTQDNKKVSPLKSPEHRFLVWTLISLLSMFVILFFSIIIRGQYNIPQFWGSNLALMAIFIFCGLVLFKRNIPGQQSRYDYLYYNLVLVIWFCYLVFSVSFLDRGLFLSLSEEFKNHGSSCVELVLLITMIPVILLNFYLKKGFIEPSILYQFSIYVLPFAFAQISISFFCPNETSTHILAWHNLALIPFYSLISFLGFKLIQIKD; encoded by the coding sequence ATGAAAACTGAAGAATTAATTAAAATTCTTACGCAAGACAACAAAAAAGTATCTCCACTAAAAAGTCCCGAGCATCGGTTTCTGGTTTGGACTTTAATTTCTTTACTAAGTATGTTTGTGATTTTGTTTTTTTCGATTATCATTCGAGGACAGTATAATATTCCACAATTTTGGGGATCCAATCTTGCTTTAATGGCAATTTTTATTTTTTGTGGGCTTGTTTTATTTAAAAGAAATATTCCGGGACAACAATCAAGATATGACTATCTGTATTATAATTTAGTACTTGTTATTTGGTTCTGTTATTTGGTTTTTTCCGTTTCATTTTTAGATAGGGGTTTATTTTTATCTCTTTCGGAAGAGTTTAAAAACCACGGTTCGAGTTGCGTCGAATTGGTTCTTTTGATCACAATGATTCCGGTGATCCTATTAAATTTTTATTTAAAAAAGGGATTTATTGAGCCTTCCATTTTATACCAATTTTCCATTTATGTTTTGCCTTTTGCATTTGCCCAAATTAGCATTTCATTTTTTTGTCCTAATGAAACGTCCACTCATATACTTGCTTGGCATAATTTAGCTCTAATTCCATTTTATAGTCTCATTTCATTTTTGGGCTTTAAACTAATTCAAATTAAAGATTAG
- a CDS encoding sigma-70 family RNA polymerase sigma factor: MKQSKNRISSDELSGLMRSAQEGDSLSYKKLLEEICVILRALLAVKVFDSDDREDVLQEILIAVHLSKHTFLPEKSFLPWLSTIANYKIIDYIRKKERKKKKEFILSNEYLPENQNIHLEDDSKERIDEILTKLSEKQRLIFRLLKLEKMSVAETAKILSMSQSAVKTAAHRIYKVIRLRPGGKL, translated from the coding sequence TTGAAACAATCCAAGAATAGGATCTCATCGGATGAATTATCCGGTTTGATGCGTTCTGCCCAAGAGGGAGATTCATTATCTTATAAGAAATTGTTGGAAGAAATTTGTGTGATTCTTAGGGCACTATTAGCAGTAAAAGTATTTGATTCAGATGACAGAGAAGATGTTCTTCAGGAAATCCTAATAGCAGTCCATCTTTCTAAACATACTTTCCTACCTGAAAAATCTTTTTTACCTTGGTTGTCTACAATTGCAAATTATAAGATCATTGATTATATTCGAAAAAAGGAACGTAAGAAAAAGAAAGAATTCATCTTGTCTAATGAATATTTACCAGAGAATCAAAATATACATTTAGAAGATGATTCGAAAGAACGTATTGACGAAATTTTGACTAAACTTTCAGAAAAACAGCGATTGATATTTCGGTTGCTTAAATTGGAGAAAATGTCTGTTGCAGAAACTGCAAAAATTTTGTCCATGTCCCAGTCAGCAGTCAAAACGGCAGCACATAGAATCTATAAAGTCATTCGACTTCGTCCGGGAGGAAAATTATGA
- a CDS encoding DUF692 domain-containing protein, giving the protein MENQTSIFGVGLRREHYPYLTEKPNTDIDWFEVISENYMNTEGRPMSVLESIRMDYPITCHGVGMSLGSTNQIDPNYLKKLKRLIERLNPFLVSDHLAWNNWNGTRLHDLIPIPFHEESLEIIANNIDYVQNELQRKIAIENISAYFSYTSSTMNEAEFLKSLTEKTGCLILLDINNIYVNAKNFQFDPLDFIKTIPKNSIAQIHLAGFTDMGNFLFDTHAEPVHPEVWNLFEKSLDFLPKNIPMMIEWDENVPEFQRLEEELNKVRMITQRRGKNEAIRTSEFILE; this is encoded by the coding sequence TTGGAAAATCAAACTTCCATATTTGGTGTTGGTCTCAGACGAGAGCATTATCCTTATCTTACGGAAAAACCAAATACAGACATAGATTGGTTTGAAGTAATCAGTGAAAATTATATGAACACTGAAGGACGACCTATGTCTGTATTGGAATCCATTCGTATGGATTATCCCATCACATGCCACGGTGTTGGTATGTCGTTGGGAAGTACAAATCAAATTGATCCGAATTACCTTAAAAAATTAAAACGATTGATTGAAAGATTGAATCCATTTCTCGTATCGGATCATTTAGCATGGAATAATTGGAACGGAACCAGATTACATGATTTAATTCCAATTCCTTTCCATGAAGAATCCTTAGAAATCATCGCAAATAATATTGATTATGTTCAAAATGAACTGCAAAGGAAAATTGCAATCGAAAATATCTCAGCATACTTCAGTTATACATCCTCCACAATGAACGAAGCGGAATTCTTAAAATCACTAACTGAAAAGACAGGGTGCTTAATTCTTTTGGACATAAATAATATTTATGTAAATGCAAAAAACTTTCAATTCGACCCATTAGATTTCATCAAAACAATCCCTAAAAACAGCATAGCTCAAATTCATTTAGCAGGGTTTACAGATATGGGAAATTTTCTATTTGATACTCATGCAGAGCCGGTGCATCCAGAAGTTTGGAATCTATTTGAAAAATCTTTAGACTTCCTTCCAAAAAATATCCCAATGATGATTGAATGGGATGAGAATGTTCCAGAGTTCCAAAGATTAGAGGAAGAACTGAACAAAGTAAGAATGATCACTCAAAGGAGAGGCAAAAATGAAGCTATCAGAACTTCAGAATTTATACTTGAATAG
- a CDS encoding putative DNA-binding domain-containing protein yields MKLSELQNLYLNSILSNIDSPFQNQIMACGNLSLEEVTSVYKQAYIYRLKEVMYDNFESVLYVLGEQSFDLIIENYIKQNHHLSYDLSNYGKNFPDFLTKSFPELPFLTNLAEFEIHFSECFHKKENQIFEFSIIRNQEELENSVFEFSDSTKLIQNQFAVYSIWKNRKSSSPPDLSNLNHSEQLLLYKRNSNLYVLSLEPVEFFFIDLLQKGKSIVAALEKISSRFELSPEIVSDLFGKISSSGIVKNIIIKNDYATLNF; encoded by the coding sequence ATGAAGCTATCAGAACTTCAGAATTTATACTTGAATAGTATCTTATCAAACATAGATTCACCGTTCCAAAACCAAATCATGGCTTGCGGAAATTTGTCACTAGAAGAAGTTACATCGGTATATAAACAGGCGTATATTTACAGATTAAAAGAAGTAATGTATGATAATTTCGAATCTGTATTGTACGTATTAGGTGAACAATCTTTCGACTTAATAATTGAAAATTATATCAAACAGAATCACCATTTATCTTATGATTTGTCAAACTACGGCAAAAATTTCCCCGACTTCTTAACAAAATCATTTCCAGAATTACCTTTTTTAACAAATTTAGCTGAATTTGAAATACATTTCTCTGAATGTTTTCACAAAAAAGAAAATCAAATTTTTGAATTTTCTATAATAAGAAACCAAGAGGAGTTAGAAAATTCTGTTTTTGAATTTAGCGATTCGACAAAACTAATACAAAATCAATTCGCAGTTTACTCAATTTGGAAAAATAGAAAATCAAGTTCTCCGCCAGACCTTTCCAATCTGAATCATTCTGAACAACTTCTTTTATATAAACGAAATTCTAATCTTTATGTTCTATCACTTGAACCTGTTGAATTTTTCTTCATCGACTTACTACAAAAAGGCAAATCTATTGTAGCTGCATTAGAAAAAATCAGTTCACGTTTCGAATTGAGTCCCGAGATCGTTTCAGACCTTTTTGGAAAAATCTCCAGTTCAGGAATCGTAAAAAATATTATTATTAAAAATGATTATGCAACTTTGAATTTTTGA